TTTCCCGTGTTTCCTAATATTGTGTCGGTGGAGAATGACGCTAGTCAAGCTAAGGTTAGTTATAGTTACATTATTGAACTTCCTACTGTAATTTGTAAGATATATTAGTAGATAAAGACGCTCTTAGGtgaaattacctacctactcgcCACCATAGTAGGTAACCGTGGCGACGCGTGAACatttttgttggtaaagccggaagggtttttgggatctgttttgtatggacttctacagatactgcagaattttaggggacccgttgggaatcgagttgtatcgatgCTACGCCACTGGAGGTAACCTGCGTGTCCTTGGAACCATCCAGATTTAAAATTGTTGTAAGGTAGAGTTTGGTGAGACTACTAGAGTAGCAAACATAACGTCCTAATGTGTAAGTCATTTTCTacatgtatgaataaattatttaatttcaaagtATTTTAGAAGTACCTAGCCTGCGCGTCTTCCTAATTTGATTGTATTTTTTGTACAGACGGCGTGCAGCGTTGGCCACGTGATCAAGCGGCGCGTGGAGGCGCTGGCCGCCGCCTCCCAGCTGTGCGGCGCCGCCGTGGCGCGCTGGGGAGCCCTGCTCGGCGCCCGCCTGGCCGCTGCGGCGCAACGGACTGACGCACTCGCGGCGCATGCGCAAAGGCTACATGATGCCGCGAGAGCGCTCGATCTACTGACTCAGGTACAGAATACCTACCCGGGACAAACAGGGAAACGCTGACTGTAGATTCCACCTTCTGCGGCGCGCTGGGGTGCTCCTGCTCAGAGTTCGGCTGTCCGCCGCCGCGGTGCAGCGGACTGACTCTCTGGCGGCACACGCGCAGAGACAGGATCAGaaatctcttgacacaggtacAGAATACCTACCCTCTATAAATAAGCTCTATTCGATGCTCGGTTACGACGCATAGGtcaatatgtaggtacctaacaaATTCTGTGAGGGTCGCCATGTAAAGAATAAGATCGGGACCGAGAAGTACCTAATCAAAGAGCGCTTTATTATTGCATTGTAGAAATGATTCTAGATTCTTATATAAAGTGAATGTATCTTATCTTTGTCAGGTGAACAAGCACCACGGCGGCGCGGAGTCCGAGCCGGAATGGTCCTCCATGGCGGGTCTGCTGGCGCGCGAGGGCGGCGCGCTgcgggccgccgccgcagccctcGCCACCAGAcacggcggcgccggcgccccGGCCTGCGCGCCGAGTgggccgccgccgcgcgccagGCGCCCTGCGTGCACGACCAGAGGCTGCACACCCGCGCCAAGACGCTCGTGGAGCGGTGAGTGTCTCCTGCACTACAGCAGCCCCGGCCACCAGAcacggcggcgccggcgcgccCGGCCTGCGCGCCGAGTgggccgccgccgcgcgccagGCGCCCTGCGTGCACGACCAGAGGCTGCACACCCGCGCCAAGACGCTCGTGGAGCGGTGAGTGTCTCCTGCACTACAGCAGCCCCGGCCACCAGAcacggcggcgccggcgcgccCGGCCTGCGCGCCGAGTgggccgccgccgcgcgccagGCGCCCTGCGTGCACGACCAGAGGCTGCACACCCGCGCCAAGACGCTCGTGGAGCGGTGAGTGTCTCCTGCACTACAGCAGCCCCGGCCACCAGAcacggcggcgccggcgcgccCGGCCTGCGCGCCGAGTgggccgccgccgcgcgccagGCGCCCTGCGTGCACGACCAGAGGCTGCACACCCGCGCCAAGACGCTCGTGGAGCGGTGAGTGTCTCCTGCACTACAGCAGCCCCGGCCACCAGAcacggcggcgccggcgcgccCGGCCTGCGCGCCGAGTgggccgccgccgcgcgccagGCGCCCTGCGTGCACGACCAGAGGCTGCACACCCGCGCCAAGACGCTCGTGGAGCGGTGAGTGTCTCCTGCACTACAGCAGCCCCGGCCACCAGAcacggcggcgccggcgcgccCGGCCTGCGCGCCGAGTgggccgccgccgcgcgccagGCGCCCTGCGTGCACGACCAGAGGCTGCACACCCGCGCCAAGACGCTCGTGGAGCGGTGAGTGTCTCCTGCACTACAGCAGCCCCGGCCACCAGAcacggcggcgccggcgcgccCGGCCTGCGCGCCGAGTgggccgccgccgcgcgccagGCGCCCTGCGTGCACGACCAGAGGCTGCACACCCGCGCCAAGACGCTCGTGGAGCGGTGAGTGTCTCCTGCACTACAGCAGCCCCGGCCACCAGAcacggcggcgccggcgcgccCGGCCTGCGCGCCGAGTgggccgccgccgcgcgccagGCGCCCTGCGTGCACGACCAGAGGCTGCACACCCGCGCCAAGACGCTCGTGGAGCGGTGAGTGTCTCCTGCACTACAGCAGCCCCGGCCACCAGAcacggcggcgccggcgcgccCGGCCTGCGCGCCGAGTgggccgccgccgcgcgccagGCGCCCTGCGTGCACGACCAGAGGCTGCACACCCGCGCCAAGACGCTCGTGGAGCGGTGAGTGTCTCCTGCACTACAGCAGCCCCGGCCACCAGAcacggcggcgccggcgcgccCGGCCTGCGCGCCGAGTgggccgccgccgcgcgccagGCGCCCTGCGTGCACGACCAGAGGCTGCACACCCGCGCCAAGACGCTCGTGGAGCGGTGAGTGTCTCCTGCACTACAGCAGCCCCGGCCACCAGAcacggcggcgccggcgcgccCGGCCTGCGCGCCGAGTgggccgccgccgcgcgccagGCGCCCTGCGTGCACGACCAGAGGCTGCACACCCGCGCCAAGACGCTCGTGGAGCGGTGAGTGTCTCCTGCACTACAGCAGCCCCGGCCACCAGAcacggcggcgccggcgcgccCGGCCTGCGCGCCGAGTgggccgccgccgcgcgccagGCGCCCTGCGTGCACGACCAGAGGCTGCACACCCGCGCCAAGACGCTCGTGGAGCGGTGAGTGTCTCCTGCACTACAGCAGCCCCGGCCACCAGAcacggcggcgccggcgcgccCGGCCTGCGCGCCGAGTgggccgccgccgcgcgccagGCGCCCTGCGTGCACGACCAGAGGCTGCACACCCGCGCCAAGACGCTCGTGGAGCGGTGAGTGTCTCCTGCACTACAGCAGCCCCGGCCACCAGAcacggcggcgccggcgcgccCGGCCTGCGCGCCGAGTgggccgccgccgcgcgccagGCGCCCTGCGTGCACGACCAGAGGCTGCACACCCGCGCCAAGACGCTCGTGGAGCGGTGAGTGTCTCCTACGCTCTAGGCGGGTATTCTGTACCTGTCTCAGCAGATCGAGCGCTCTCGCGGCATCGCGCAGAGGCGCATCAGCCAAGACGCTCGTGGAGCGGTGAGTGTCTCCTACACTACAGGGCGGGTATTCTGTACCTGTGTCAGCAAATCGAGCGCTTTCGCAGCATCGCACAAAGTCGCGTGAGACTAGACGCTCGTGCGCAGTAACTTCCAACCGACTCTTCATATTTAGGTGTTCTTGGTGTTTAAAGTGCTAACAACATTGATTATTTTACGCCTAAACTTGAGAAAGGGTTTTATTAACAGTATACGACAAGACGTCTGTTCTCAGTAGTTTACCTTTCTTTCTGTCCAACTGCATTTTGCTTTATTCGTAATCGTAAATAATCTTTATAAAAGTAACAGCAACATCCAATATCTTAAACATAGCTTaaacaacaataaaaaaaaattgtgtgtcTTACAGATTGCGTGAATCCTGGCAACACCTAGTGCGCGACCGAGCCACGCGCGCGCTCACCTACAACGACGAGCAGTTCCACGTGCTGGAGAGGATCACCGTGGCCGAGGCGGGGCGCCGCGTGCGCGCCTTGCTGCAGAGGGCGGCACCCATGGCCAGGGCGCGGGCTGATGCACTGCACGACTGGTACCAAGTCAGTGTCCCTTACAAGCCAATGCTGAAATTGTTGTAAGCTGTTTATCCTTGCTTGCACTAATTTTCGGTCAAGATTATTAATCAGTTTTTTCCTTTCAGGTGGCTCAAACTGTGTGGCTCCAGACGTGCATCTTGGACAAGGACGCGAGCGGCGCGGAGCTCAAACTGTTGGCGTTGGCTGCCAGACTACAGGACGCCGAGTTACGGGCCCGCGTACAGCTGCAAGACCATGTAACTACTTAATAATCAATAATAATATAGTCtgcgattttttttatattttaaagtaattttgTTTTGTGCTTTTTCACTAGGACAACACCATCAAATCGGTGTGCGGTGCTATCAAAACCCTTGCTAACTTTGCTCGGTTTGGCTCtagcaatttttttatttccagttGAACACGAAAGTAGCGGACCCGCCCGCCGACAAGGCCAAAGAAGCGGCGCGCGgccgaggcggcggcggcggcgtgtcgGCCGCGGGCGCCGGCGTGCGCGCGCTGCTCCACGCGCACGACgacctcgccgccgccgccgccaacAACGCCGCTCTCGTCGCCAGGCTCGCCGCGCTGGCGGCCGAGCTGCAGCCTTAGCACTGGCGCTCTACCGCCCGCTGTCGAGTGCCGAGTGCTGATAAACACGCGGGACGCGATCGGGTCGACTTCAGTGTACAACGATACGGGAGTGATGCGCTCGGTGCCGATAAACATAAGGGACGCTGTCGGGACCGGTGTAGTGTAGTGCGAATTAGTGGCGAGTGTCGTAGCGACGACGATATGGGACTCTGTCGCGTGCCTAGTGGTGATAAATATACGGAATGCTGTCGGGACGAGTGTGGTGTGGTATTCCTTAGTCGTCAGTGTCATGGTGATAAAGATACGGGACACTATCGGAACACGTTAAGTGTAGAAAAAAGTGAATGTAAAGACAATGAAGGAAATAGTGTGCAATATGGAAACTGTAATGAAAAACAGTTTAATGGCGATAAAGATACGGTACGCTATGTCAATGGAAGCAAACGTAGTGTAGAACAAAGTGAAAAAGGTTTTGAATATAAAGTTGAAGATAGAGAAGGAAACAGTGTGCAATCCGCCAACAATCTCGACTCTGTTGAGCGATGCAGTGAAAAATATAACAGCCCGGGAGACAATGAATGTTGCGACAGGGAGTGTAATGGAAATTGTGATGAACTTCAGTGTCAACACTGTAAAAAAGGAGCTTATAAACGTGAGGACCCTGAATGTGCAGTAGATAATTCAAAACTCTCTGAATGTAATGGAAACTGTGTTGATAGTGAAACAGAGGACAGTGAAAGTGAAACTGCAGACAGTTTGAGTGACAGTGAGAGCCCGTCGGTGACGTCCGGTGTCGGGACGGTGATCCACGGGTCGGTGAGCTCCAGAGATGTGACCTCGCTGGACGAGGAGGTCAAGGAGAAGAGCCGGAAGACGGCTTGTGTTGTTACATAAGTAGTTCCAAATTTAGAGCTCACTTAgtacttaaaaatattaataattcaaAACGAtagttcataaaatattttttaaactactaCCCAGGAAGCATTTGATTGAATTTAGCAAGAGGTTAGAGGCTATTTCGAAATTAAACTTGAGTGAATTGTAATTTAGGTCATAAAATAAGCTAAAGATCTCTCTAAACCTTCCAAATAGTTCCAAGAAGTTAAAACTTccatttataatgtttttgAACTGAGTATGGATCTCAATGGAGTAATTTTAGACACTATCCAAAAAGCAATATTTTAAGCATGTTGTAGGGTTTAACCAGACCAATATAGTTTAAAGCTAAGATGCCAAAATCACCCGTTTAATACGTACTTATTGCACTTAGAAttttgtaatgaaaatgtataaactgaaatagataccatacactaaagaaaaagcgatcaagcccactggtggcgatggcgaagccgggaatgaACATGTAGTTATGAAGTGAAGAAAAAATGCAAGGCTcataatatacaaattaaacaGTTTAGCAAAGAACTTAAATCTTGTATTAGAGCAATAAAAGAGAAAGACTGGCTTGTTTTCTTATCCATCAGGTAATCATACTTTTAGAATTTTACCACATAACTCTAAAGGTGTGTTTGTCAACTACCTTTATTGATGCAATATAGATTTGTAATGTGATGGTGCACCACTAGTAGATTATAGTAATCAAATTATATTTGAAATATGTAGATTtcctatatttaattaatttaagtaaATTGTTTATTGCTAAAAATGTTTTAATGTAAATAGTAATGTAATAAGGCCTGactcgtaacggatttgtcaaattcaaaactgttttaacggtaccagagccggccgaatcaaagtatgtttttctataatgtgtttaaaatgtatttaaaatttattatttattagtaaattcatcattctccatttctcctcgctcatgttgtaagttttgttgtacgccctccatcgtacatccgacagtgtttttcgacacattcttagttttagtcctatcaaggactatctttttttaaatattttggtggcttatggttggtgtcatttaaatgaatgaatttcttagacactccatcctattccggttaataggtgaatactatgagacttaagttttttacccgatttgaagagcgttggctttagcaggctgctggcttcatagctgtggtggatgatatacagctattgtcagaataaagttgaaagatcatattattaaataaaatctgcgaacagcttcattcagcagtttttgttgtagattttttatcgaaaagtggttactttgctttaaatgcttagtaacggacactgcatcgactgaattcctagtaaagtggatatttggagactcatctacattatcattgtttcataggaatcgtaaagaaattgcctttcagataaggtataatgttggttgcctggtagtgttgaaaatgatttaaatgcaagtttcgtcaacaggaatcaagtttttgacagcaatttgtcgccgaattattttcagcgatcactttaattttatctatctagttagttgagaattgcttttaaacatgattctaacataataattttgtgaatctggcaatttgaatggtgtaatgtatatataaagtaagctagaaattatacaagaaaaagcactctgaatttgacaaatccgttacgaatcaggccttattttaatgtaaatagacaataagtaaataaatgaattattatgaaaaatgttacattttgtaagaattaaattaactaaatgttatataaacaaTCAAAATGTGCAATACACACAAATGCTCCAACGGCTAAAGTACATACAGGTTGTTGATTAAGTATTCTTTTAATTACGTAACTTAAGGCTTGTTTGAATGAAACACAATGTGGAATGTACACATAATATATTTCTGTTCTATAacagtaataaaattatttctcAAGTAACTTAAGCTTAGGTACGAGGGCGGGATGATAAATAACTAGCCTAATAAATAAAAGGGtataaaagtgtaaaaaaaaatattttatttttcgacGTAGTCTCCTTGTAGCTCAATGCACTTATTCCATCTTCGTTCTAAAGCTGCAATGCCCTCCTTAAAATGACTTCTTTCGAGGCCTGCAAAATACTCCTCTACAGCGGCTATGACGTCATCATTGGAGGCAAACTTCTGTCCACCCAAAAAAGTTTTGAGCTTAGGGAATAGGTGAAAGTCTGACGGTGCGAGATCAGGCGAATAAGGCGGATGGGGCAACAAATCGTACTTGAGTTCGTTGATTTTTGCCATAGCTTTAACACATGTGTGAACCCTGGCGTTGTCTTgatgaaaaattatttttttcttggaTAAGCCTGGTCGTTTTTGCTGAATACTTTCATGAAGCTTATCTAAAAGATTTGCGTAATATTCTCCATTTATAGTTTGACCTTTGGGAAGGTAATCTATCATTAAAATTCCATTTGCATCCCAAAAGACGGAAGCCATCACTTTTCCAGCTGACTTTACAGACATAGCCTTTTTAGGAGCTGAACACCCAGATTCTGTCCACTGTTTTGATTGGATTTTTGATTCTGGCGTGTAGTGGTGAACCCACGTTTCATCGGTTGTAACAAATCGACGCAAAAAATCTGCTTTATTCCCTTGAAAACGACTCAAACATTCCTTCGAATTTTGCACCCGAATTCTTTTTTGATCGTGTGTAAGCAATCGCGGCACCCAACGGGCGGATAACtttttcatatttaatttttcacTCAGGATATGATGTACCCGTTCTTTTGACATACCGGTAGTGTCAGCTATTTCAGATAGCTTTAATCGCCGATCGGCCAAAACCAAGTCATGTACTTTGGAGACCATTTCCGGACTCGTAGCGGTTTTCGGCCGTCCAGGGCGGGCTTCGTCTTCGACACTTGTACGACCGCGTTTAAATTCAGCCACCCAGTTTTTTACAGTGGCGTAAGAAAGTGCACATTCACCCAAAACATTCTTTAACTCTTCATGTATATCCATCCCCTTCATACCCttcatataaagaaactttaTCACAACTCTTTGTTCATTTTTGTCCATGTTGAAAACAAGCGACACAATAAATtttcaaataatagaaaaagaataaaatatcCGCGCCAACAAATTCAAATTTCGAACACAGATAGCCAGAGACACGGTAGTAAAAATGAggcaggtttttttttaattctaactTTTTAAATGGCTAAGGCTAGTTACATATCATCCCGCCCTCGTACATTCAGCCATGGGCTCGTTAAGCTTTgcttataattataaaacataCTAACAGGAGTTAGACCTCTTCTAAAATCAATTTAGAAATGTTTAGTAGGTGTGTAGGGACCACcaatcataattatttatattgctTTATACAAGTTTTCAAAAAACAGCTCAaaagttacataataaaaaatagtaaaTGCCAAAAAGCGGCCAAAGCTCATGAGGTCGAAGTGTACAAAAAGAACGAACTCATTTCATAATCactatcatcaattcatcacaaAATGAATAAATAGCGTTTTGTTCTTATTGCATAATGCCAGTCAGTTCAATAATACTAAACATTCCACAATTCGACATCTCTGCTAGACTACAATAATGTGACTTGAATGTGTGAAGTGAAAGGGTCACTTGACCAAGTGACCCTTTAAaggcaaaataataaaacaaaaaactttGAAAACTATGCTAAAATATTTGCAAAAATTTTGTTACCTACCCACCTTTAACCGACCTTGGTTGGACCGTATGTTGTTGCAACAAGGTTAGGTATTGAATATCAAACTACTAATTTCTAGTGCCTATGATATCATAAGAATTAAGTCATTTTTATTAAGCTGCTACACATATCTGCATTACAAAGCAGTTTTACATGCCAGGAGCTTTTTAATGACAAGAATGACTTTTACtaacctaaaaataaattttgtccGAAACGCCGGAAACGGAACGGCGTCGGCGTGACCGTccaaacaattttatttaagttcaatagaaaaaaaaacttgacaGTTGTAGTTTTATAGCATCTCTACTTTATATGTACAATTATTTACAAATGCTCTGTCAATTTTAAGTTATAATAAATTCTGATTCTAAATAATTTTAGTATCAAAACTCATTATATGTATAAGTTGTATAGTCAAATCGTACTGTACTTTCTTGATAATTTAGAGAAGTATTCGGAGTATAAAAACTAGCCCGTTTCATCAACTGgttacaaaacaaaagttgaaaaactcgaatttaatggttatttgttatacaagggggcaaagttgtattttaacgccgagtgtggaattaaaaaacgagcaagtgaaaggactctatagatattgaaccacgagcgaagcgagctaTTCGATTCTattcgagaatagaattctgaacttagcgagtttttcaatacacgagaagtaaaatacatttgcacccgtgtgtaacacaaaacttttgccctcactacagcgagaaAACTAcatcgcaaaaaatgcgtttatcactgcttccagtagttccacatgtggtaaatcatcttcattactaaattcacctacttttgtcaattttaaagcagttaatttgactatagtcaaggtcaaattactttacccactagtggataaaacgcgtttttacccgctggcattaaaggataaaacacgtgtttccgagctagtgaggggaaaacattttttttaacaagcagaaacgttaCACGAAACGTTTCCTTtacttttcctttaatttaaaaacctAGAATTTACTTAAGAACCGAGCCTAAAAAGGCAGGATTGGTTTCGATTTGCTACTCGTATCCTATGTATGTACAGTCCGCCGCTATGAGTAGGCTGGGTCGCGACGCGGGCGCTCCACGAGGCGGTGGGCGCGGTGCGCGGCCTGCACGCGCCGGAACTCCTGCAGTAACGCCTCGAAGTCGATGCCGGCCGCGCTAGCTCCCGCCGGGGGTATTGTTCTGAAATATACTCATTTCATGTTATTGCCGATCACTGGCTGTTTGACTAAACTTCAACAGTAGTATAAATAGACTATATCTTACAGCGCCGGTCTGTCAGGAGGCGGCGCGCACTGTAACCTTCGACGCAACGTATGGAAAGCTTCGCTCTGCGGGAGCAGCATCAGGAGCCCGTACAGGGCGCCGCGCAGCTCCGCGCTCTGCGACCCGCTCAGCAGCTCTAGTCGCATGTCTGGAAAACATAAGCTATTATCATCATCAACTTATTTCACATTCACACGCTTTACATATGTTTAAAGCAGAATTTGTGATCAAGCGTCCGTGCCTCTCGGGGCTCATAaaaccacacacacacacacacacacaccaacATACACTAACACAAacatttgacgttcataagcgcattgtaatatgcctacttggaaataaatatttcatttcatttcatttcatttcataaaacCAACGCTTAAGCGGTAtgattttcaatatttttgaaaagtaaaatgaaaaatacaaGTACGACGAAGAAATTTTGTCGGCGTAAATCGCGCCGATTCTGCATGATTGATTCTGATGGTTGTTAATGCTACAACTTTAATGCGTaaaacaatttataaaatatacaaataagagCATTTACTTATTCATAGGAGAATTTACTTACAAGCGAATATAGGTGACTCGATGAGTTGCACAAGCTTGTCCAACTCTGTTAAGAACTCGACCGTGATTTCCAGTTCGCCACTGATTTCAAGTTAAGGAGTGTAAAAATATCAGTTCCGAAAACCGCTTATCGAGAATTTTATGACTTCGTTCTCCGGCTGGATGACATAATAGTCGTGGTAATGGTGGTAAAATAATGCGAAAATCATTTTGTGGCCTGATGTCGCATTTGACTGGTGGCAAATTGGCAATGAAAACTAATTTAAAGCTACAGGTAAAGGGTTTTGAAAAGAAAAGGATACAAAGTAGATATGAGCGCGTTGCAGTGCGCGTAGTTGTGTGTGAGTAGACACAGCGCCAGCAGCGACACCGGCGAGTGGCACCAGCAGCGGTACAGCCCCGCGAACAGCTGCTGCGTCGCCTGGGAATCCAACATTAACACGTATGTAAAACTTCGTGCATCCAACATTAACACATTAAAAGTTATAAGCGGGTCTATCGCGAACTCTTTTTTTTAGCTTTATTTACCGACGTTTCGACAACGACGAGGTTTCACTCGGGTCGGTCCGTCGTAACGACGAAACTGCACCACCACCACTTCGTTCGCAAAGAAGCATTAATATTATTCTGTAATACTGACACGCCGACTTTTTTGGCGGAATCGGCGTTTTCATTTCGGCTTTACGCCGTTTGGTTTTTTTCTCTAAATCCAAAAGGATTTTAAAGAAGCATAATTGTAACGTACTCTACATTATTCGCGATGTAGTTTGATGCCCAGTGGCCCATtcctcaaaactgaaagttacaagttacaagcggaagtctcttttcaaTTAGAaactattatgaataaataggTTGTGTATTACCGGCGCAGTAAAGTTCCTCAACTGCAGCCTCAAGTGCTGCAGCTCGGCGGCCGTCAGCAGGATGATACTTAATACGTCCACTACAGTAGCGGCGAATTTAAGGTTCGGCTCCTCCACTAGGATCTTCGATAACGCTTTGTATATGTCTTCGGCGTTTAAGAGAACACATAGTTGCCTGAAAAATAAAAAGGTTATTTTTTCCTAATTGAATATTATTCCCTTACTAGAAAAAGTCTGCAATTGTATAAAGAAAACAATAAGCCAAAGAGTTGCAAAATATTACTAAATTGCATTAGGCAACAATGCCGTCTACacaaaccattttttttaaacggacCCGCCGATTCTGTCAAAAACAACAAACTTCCAAAAAAACTCGTACTTCGACTAACGAAACAGTGATGTAACTagaaagtaagtttttttttatgaaattggcagcaaa
This window of the Leguminivora glycinivorella isolate SPB_JAAS2020 chromosome 16, LegGlyc_1.1, whole genome shotgun sequence genome carries:
- the LOC125234872 gene encoding uncharacterized protein LOC125234872, which encodes MSFLRGSENYVWCTTSVLGKGATGAVFQGVNKNNGEPVAVKTFNQLSHMRPHDVQMREFEVLKKVKHENIVKLLAIEEEQEGRGKVIVMELCTGGSLFNILDDPENTYGLQEHEFLLVLEHLTAGMKHLRDNNLVHRDLKPGNIMKFINEDGTTTYKLTDFGAARELQEEEQFVSLYGTEEYLHPDMYERAVLRKPVGKSFGATVDLWSIGVTLYHVATGQLPFRPYGGRRNKETMFYITTKKASGVIAGTQTTENGPIEWARELPPHCQLSNGLRKLVTPLLAGLLEVDPHRIWTFERFFSEVQAATSTTAVHVFHVNKACSVKVFMKPEDRFEQLQTALLEQCGVVAESQVLLYADRLLLSEVDENTPGRSYPATTATEPLLLFNKSSTSVSLAPEPDAPKFPVFPNIVSVENDASQAKTACSVGHVIKRRVEALAAASQLCGAAVARWGALLGARLAAAAQRTDALAAHAQRLHDAARALDLLTQVNKHHGGAESEPEWSSMAGLLAREGGALRAAAAALATRHGGAGAPACAPSGPPPRARRPACTTRGCTPAPRRSWSGECLLHYSSPGHQTRRRRRARPARRVGRRRAPGALRARPEAAHPRQDARGAVSVSCTTAAPATRHGGAGAPGLRAEWAAAARQAPCVHDQRLHTRAKTLVERHGGAGAPGLRAEWAAAARQAPCVHDQRLHTRAKTLVERHGGAGAPGLRAEWAAAARQAPCVHDQRLHTRAKTLVERHGGAGAPGLRAEWAAAARQAPCVHDQRLHTRAKTLVERHGGAGAPGLRAEWAAAARQAPCVHDQRLHTRAKTLVERHGGAGAPGLRAEWAAAARQAPCVHDQRLHTRAKTLVERHGGAGAPGLRAEWAAAARQAPCVHDQRLHTRAKTLVERHGGAGAPGLRAEWAAAARQAPCVHDQRLHTRAKTLVERSPALQQPRPPDTAAPARPACAPSGPPPRARRPACTTRGCTPAPRRSWSGECLLHYSSPGHQTRRRRRARPARRVGRRRAPGALRARPEAAHPRQDARGAVSVSCTTAAPATRHGGAGAPGLRAEWAAAARQAPCVHDQRLHTRAKTLVERLRESWQHLVRDRATRALTYNDEQFHVLERITVAEAGRRVRALLQRAAPMARARADALHDWYQVAQTVWLQTCILDKDASGAELKLLALAARLQDAELRARVQLQDHLNTKVADPPADKAKEAARGRGGGGGVSAAGAGVRALLHAHDDLAAAAANNAALVARLAALAAELQP